A stretch of the Aegilops tauschii subsp. strangulata cultivar AL8/78 chromosome 4, Aet v6.0, whole genome shotgun sequence genome encodes the following:
- the LOC109770413 gene encoding uncharacterized protein, producing MALLAVAAAIIALLAVAAAAQGPMPAPRMAPLPAPPARSPTNAPAPLATPPTAASPSPMASPPAPPTDAPTDAPSAMTPSAVSATPSGAPSGAPTGTPANSAVYSSAASFVAVAGAVAAAIVF from the coding sequence ATGGCtctcctcgccgtcgccgccgccatcatcgccctcctcgccgtcgccgccgccgcgcaggGCCCCATGCCGGCACCCAGGATGGCCCCGCTCCCCGCACCTCCGGCAAGGTCTCCAACCAATGCTCCTGCGCCGCTCGCCACCCCGCCCACCGCCGCGTCGCCGTCCCCGATGGCCTCTCCCCCGGCCCCGCCCACCGACGCACCGACCGATGCTCCCTCTGCGATGACGCCGTCCGCGGTCTCCGCGACGCCCTCCGGCGCCCCCAGCGGTGCCCCCACAGGCACTCCCGCAAACTCTGCCGTGTACTCATCCGCCGCCAGCTTCGTCGCAGTGGCCGGAGCGGTCGCCGCCGCCATCGTTTTCTAG
- the LOC109770414 gene encoding uncharacterized protein translates to MARFAVVAAILALLAVAAAAQGPMPAPRMAPLPAPPARSPATAPAPVATPPTAASPSPMASPPAPTTDAPSAMTPSAVSATPSGAPIGAPTGTPASSAVHSSAASFVAVAGAVAASILF, encoded by the coding sequence ATGGCACGCTTCGCCGTGGTAGCCGCCATCCTCGCCCTCCTcgcagtcgccgccgccgcgcaggGCCCCATGCCGGCGCCCCGGATGGCCCCGCTACCGGCCCCTCCGGCGAGGTCCCCGGCCACCGCCCCTGCGCCGGTCGCCACGCCGCCGACCGCAGCGTCGCCGTCCCCGATGGCCTctccccctgccccgaccaccgaCGCTCCCTCCGCGATGACGCCGTCCGCGGTCTCCGCCACACCCTCCGGCGCCCCCATCGGCGCCCCCACCGGCACCCCCGCGAGCTCCGCCGTGCACTCATCGGCCGCCAGCTTCGTCGCAGTCGCCGGAGCGGTCGCCGCCTCCATCCTGTTCTAG
- the LOC109770415 gene encoding uncharacterized protein, with translation MARFAVVAAIMALLAVAAAAQGPMPAPRMAPLPAPPARSPGTAPAPVATPPTAASPSPMASPPAPTTDAPTDAPSAMTPSAVSATPSGAPIGAPTGTPASSAVYSSAASFVAVAGAVAAAIVF, from the coding sequence ATGGCTCGCTTCGCCGTGGTCGCCGCAATCATGGCCCTCCTCGCCGTTGCCGCCGCCGCGCAGGGCCCCATGCCGGCGCCCAGGATGGCCCCGCTCCCCGCACCGCCGGCCAGATCCCCGGGCACCGCCCCTGCGCCGGTAGCCACCCCGCCCACCGCCGCGTCGCCGTCTCCGATGGCATctccccctgccccgaccaccgaCGCGCCGACCGACGCTCCCTCCGCGATGACGCCGTCCGCGGTCTCTGCCACACCCTCCGGCGCCCCCATCGGCGCCCCCACCGGCACCCCCGCGAGCTCCGCCGTGTACTCATCGGCCGCCAGCTTCGTCGCGGTCGCCGGAGCGGTGGCCGCCGCCATCGTGTTCTAG